In Vagococcus hydrophili, one DNA window encodes the following:
- the eutA gene encoding ethanolamine ammonia-lyase reactivating factor EutA: MIISKLHIKNMASSFTIPRITITDKEVVFKSDIMFTPILENNLIDVKAIENFVKTQYEKANISKSDIQIGAVIITGETARKENSSNVLQALSGYAGDFVVATAGPDLESIIAGRGAGAQTYSKEKHTTVVNLDIGGGTTNLALFYDDEVFDTGCLDIGGRLIKVNRQTQVIEYIAPKIKEIIAKENLDISLGQKTTAEKLQPIIKIMVNTLENSVGIGEKSPYYDMIITNKGLSFNRKIEAISFSGGVADCITQDNLADPFKYGDIGLLLGQGIANSVLVREFEVVKSVETIRATVVGAGSHTADISGSTITYKKEILPIKNMPILKLSQQDESGQKAEIAEAIKQKMKWYQLENEFQTIALGIEGEKNPTFQRVLDYAEAIVEGLDLIIQKKEPLVISVQEDMAKALGQCLFSVLPKDYPFVCIDSVKVENGDYIDIGMPVANGNVLPVVVKTLIFN; this comes from the coding sequence ATGATTATTTCCAAATTACATATCAAAAATATGGCATCTTCTTTTACGATTCCAAGAATTACCATTACGGATAAAGAAGTCGTCTTTAAAAGTGATATCATGTTCACTCCTATTTTAGAAAATAATTTAATCGACGTTAAAGCGATTGAAAACTTTGTTAAAACCCAGTATGAAAAAGCGAATATCAGTAAAAGCGATATTCAAATTGGTGCGGTGATTATTACCGGTGAAACAGCGAGAAAAGAAAATTCAAGCAATGTGTTACAAGCTTTAAGTGGCTATGCGGGAGATTTTGTTGTCGCTACAGCAGGTCCAGATTTAGAAAGTATTATCGCAGGTCGTGGGGCAGGGGCTCAGACTTATTCTAAAGAGAAACACACAACGGTGGTTAATTTAGATATTGGCGGTGGTACAACTAACTTAGCCTTGTTTTATGATGATGAAGTCTTTGATACAGGGTGTTTGGATATTGGTGGACGACTGATTAAGGTCAACCGACAAACTCAAGTCATCGAGTACATCGCACCAAAAATAAAAGAAATAATTGCTAAGGAAAATTTAGATATTTCCCTTGGACAAAAAACAACAGCCGAAAAATTACAACCAATAATCAAAATTATGGTCAACACACTTGAAAATAGTGTGGGGATTGGCGAAAAAAGTCCCTACTACGACATGATTATTACGAATAAAGGCTTATCTTTCAATCGTAAAATCGAAGCCATTTCATTTTCTGGTGGTGTCGCTGATTGTATTACCCAAGATAATTTAGCAGACCCATTTAAATACGGGGATATTGGGTTATTACTTGGGCAAGGAATAGCTAATTCAGTACTTGTAAGGGAGTTTGAAGTGGTTAAATCCGTTGAAACAATCAGAGCAACTGTTGTTGGTGCAGGCTCTCATACGGCCGACATTAGTGGTAGTACGATTACTTATAAAAAAGAAATCTTGCCCATTAAAAATATGCCGATTCTAAAATTATCTCAGCAAGATGAAAGTGGTCAAAAGGCTGAGATAGCTGAAGCCATTAAACAGAAGATGAAATGGTATCAATTAGAAAATGAGTTCCAAACAATCGCTTTGGGAATTGAAGGCGAAAAAAATCCGACATTCCAACGAGTCTTAGATTATGCAGAAGCGATTGTTGAGGGCTTGGACTTAATCATTCAAAAAAAAGAACCACTCGTGATTAGCGTCCAAGAAGATATGGCAAAAGCTTTAGGTCAATGTTTGTTCAGTGTTTTACCTAAAGACTATCCATTTGTCTGTATTGACAGTGTGAAAGTTGAAAATGGGGACTACATTGATATCGGCATGCCTGTTGCCAATGGTAATGTCTTACCAGTAGTTGTAAAAACGTTAATTTTTAATTAG